The proteins below come from a single Aspergillus oryzae RIB40 DNA, chromosome 5 genomic window:
- a CDS encoding rRNA-processing protein UTP21 (WD repeat protein) translates to MPSLTDDAFDIPLAKRQKRIIDQDVRTGPQTAGSKVFSPFRVLSPTTVPFTSVRLGKATYQISTSVGRSVQTYDLRRGLNLVFISRPQTPDTITATFAWQDKIFVAWGHLRPGSPGGIWVYKRGKKIASFEASKNATEPIVRLLVFGSWVVGCGSERIQVWKNTTYEYYTSLVPPRTKDSSGKQVYTGQVCTMPTYINKVFVGRYDGGIDIWNVKTGRMIYTMLPSSSKAGAVTVLQPTPVLSLIAIAYKNGALYIRNVETDQTALSLRMGSSEAPRVTSISFRTDGLGAGEDGRRPGVMATACIDSGDITMWDLNHGGRIVGMLRGAHRVTEGGKGLGVNHIEFLDGQPVMVSSGKDNALKTWIFDELPFSPIPRPLHSRSGHSAAVTTLEFLPSASDGSEFGGKWLLSASKDCSLWGFSIRKDSQNTEISQGAVEHKAKKLVGSRTVTGAQELKAPEVTCIACSLNRDGGMGVTTSGPIWANPKSINTDASTKTGWESVLTGHRGDKFARTWFWGKKKAGRWAFETGDKMEVKSVAISQCGTFALVGSAGGSIDMFNMQSGLYRQSFPSRGLKKASKSNGAKHSKAVTGVAIDGLNQTVVSCGLDGKVKFWDFTSGSLADELDWYPMTSITGLRYNSTSELVAFSCDDLSIRVVDIETRKVIREFWGCVGQINDFTFSSDGRWIIAASMDSIIRVWDLPTGHLIDLFRVPSTCTALAMSSTGEFLATAHADGLGISLWSNRSLFVPVSTRNLDEADIADVRAPTISGETGVGAIEAAFLEDYQPSDTEGPMLSTEQLSRDMVTLSVVPKSKWQTMLHLDLIKERNKPKDPPKAPEKAPFFLPTASEKGNPDEILDPNLLADITITERSRVAKLQHSMSVGIAGSRFTTLLRSGRDTGNFQPFIEYFKSMSPAKADLEIRSLDPRIHENHSELSDFVLALSTHLRSKLDFELVNAWMAMFLKIHADVVMKCSESEENEALREALASWSVAQQREGQRLAELVGYCRGVVGFLRSSR, encoded by the exons ATGCCGTCCCTCACGGATGATGCATTTGACATACCACTGGCCAAGAGGCAGAAAAGGATCATAGACCAGGATGTTCGAACAGGGCCACAAACGGCTGGGTCCAAAGTTTTCTCTCCGTTTCGAGTAC TGTCTCCTACAACTGTTCCCTTTACGTCAGTTCGTTTAGGCAAAGCAACTTACCAGATCTCAACATCAGTCGGACGTTCGGTGCAGACCTATGATTTACGGCGAGGGCTAAACCTTGTGTTCATCAGTAGACCTCAAACTCCAGATACCATTACGGCTACATTCGCATGGCAGGACAAGATTTTTGTGGCATGGGGGCATCTCCGGCCGGGTTCTCCTGGGGGTATTTGGGTTTACAAGCGTGGCAAGAAGATTGCATCCTTCGAAGCTTCCAAGAATGCCACGGAGCCCATTGTACGGCTCCTTGTTTTTGGTTCTTGGGTTGTGGGATGTGGCAGCGAACGCATTCAGGTGTGGAAAAATACCACATACGAATATTACACCTCTTTGGTCCCTCCGCGCACTAAGGACTCATCTGGGAAACAAGTATACACAGGTCAAGTGTGCACTATGCCAACTTATATTAACAAGGTCTTTGTTGGACGGTATGATGGAGGCATTGATATCTGGAACGTGAAAACAGGGAGGATGATTTACACAATgcttccatcatcttcaaaagCTGGCGCTGTAACTGTGCTCCAACCCACTCCTGTATTATCCCTGATTGCAATTGCCTACAAGAATGGTGCACTATATATTCGCAATGTCGAGACCGACCAGACCGCATTGTCCTTACGGATGGGCTCGTCAGAGGCGCCACGGGTAACCTCGATATCGTTCCGGACAGATGGCCTAGGTGCGGGCGAAGATGGTCGAAGACCAGGTGTCATGGCAACGGCTTGCATAGACAGTGGAGATATCACAATGTGGGATTTGAACCACGGGGGTAGAATTGTGGGGATGCTTCGAGGCGCACATCGAGTTACTGAGGGGGGGAAGGGATTGGGGGTAAATCATATTGAATTTTTGGATGGGCAGCCGGTGATGGTCTCATCTGGGAAGGATAACGCCCTCAAGACATGGATTTTTGACGAGCTACCCTTTTCGCCTATTCCCAGACCACTTCACTCGAGGAGCGGTCATTCTGCTGCAGTTACTACCCTCGAGTTCTTACCTTCCGCCTCGGACGGTTCTGAATTCGGCGGTAAGTGGCTGCTGAGCGCAAGCAAGGATTGCAGTCTCTGGGGTTTCAGTATACGAAAGGATAGCCAGAATACCGAGATATCTCAAGGAGCTGTGGAACACAAAGCGAAAAAACTTGTTGGTTCGAGGACGGTGACGGGGGCACAGGAGCTCAAAGCACCGGAAGTAACCTGCATCGCCTGCTCTCTTAATCGCGATGGAGGAATGGGCGTTACAACATCCGGTCCGATCTGGGCAAACccaaaatcaatcaatacgGATGCTTCAACTAAGACAGGCTGGGAAAGTGTTTTAACAGGTCATCGTGGGGATAAATTTGCTCGaacttggttttggggtaagaagaaagctggGCGTTGGGCATTTGAAACGGGAGATAAAATGGAAGTTAAG AGTGTCGCTATCTCACAATGCGGAACTTTTGCATTGGTTGGGTCAGCAGGAGGTAGCATCGATATGTTTAACATGCAATCCGGCTTATACCGACAGAGTTTTCCTAGTCGTGGCCTCAAGAAAGCTTCAAAAAGCAATGGTGCTAAGCATAGCAAAGCAGTCACCGGGGTAGCTATTGACGGATTGAACCAAACAGTTGTTAGCTGTGGGCTTGATGGGAAAGTGAAG TTTTGGGACTTCACCTCGGGATCACTTGCCGATGAACTCGACTGGTATCCGATGACATCTATCACTGGACTTCGATACAACAGTACGAGCGAACTGGTTGCATTCAGCTGCGACGACCTTTCCATCCGTGTCGTTGACATAGAAACGAGGAAAGTCATCCGTGAGTTCTGGGGTTGTGTAGGTCAAATAAACGATTTCACATTTTCCTCTGATGGACGATGGATTATTGCCGCTTCGATGGATTCTATCATCCGAGTATGGGACTTGCCAACAGGACATCTCATTGACCTCTTCCGTGTTCCCAGCACGTGCACTGCATTAGCTATGTCATCCACGGGTGAATTTCTAGCCACCGCCCATGCAGATGGACTAGGTATCAGTCTTTGGTCCAACAGAAGTTTATTTGTACCTGTATCGACAAGGAATTTGGATGAAGCCGACATTGCAGACGTCAGGGCTCCTACTATTTCTGGTGAGACTGGTGTGGGGGCTATTGAAGCTGCATTCTTGGAGGACTATCAGCCAAGTGATACCGAAGGGCCCATGTTATCCACAGAACAGCTCAGTCGTGATATGGTCACGCTCAGCGTCGTCCCCAAGAGCAAGTGGCAGACCATGCTTCATTTGGACCTAATCAAG GAACGCAATAAACCAAAAGATCCACCAAAAGCCCCGGAGAAGGCACCATTTTTCCTGCCAACAGCTTCTGAGAAAGGCAATCCTGATGAAATTCTCGATCCTAATCTCCTAGCTGATATTACAATCACCGAACGCTCGCGTGTCGCCAAGCTGCAACATTCTATGAGTGTTGGCATCGCAGGCTCCCGGTTCACTACACTCTTACGGTCCGGTCGAGATACAGGGAACTTTCAACCCTTCATCGAGTATTTCAAATCTATGTCTCCGGCAAAGGCCGATCTAGAGATAAGGTCATTGGATCCTCGGATACACGAGAATCACTCTGAACTATCAGACTTCGTTCTCGCCCTCTCTACCCATCTCCGTTCAAAATTGGACTTCGAGCTTGTCAACGCCTGGATGGCAATGTTTTTGAAAATCCATGCTGATGTTGTGATGAAGTGCTCGGAGTCTGAGGAAAACGAAGCGTTGAGAGAGGCGTTGGCCAGCTGGAGTGTGGCACAACAACGGGAAGGGCAGCGCTTGGCTGAACTGGTCGGGTATTGCCGTGGTGTTGTAGGATTCCTTCGATCTTCGCGCTAG
- a CDS encoding inositol polyphosphate kinase VIP1 (Arp2/3 complex-interacting protein VIP1/Asp1, involved in regulation of actin cytoskeleton), producing MSGSTAASSISEAEPAPPSLGKIGVCALDVKARSKPSQNILTRLQSKGGFEVIVFGDKVILDEAVENWPVCDYLIAFFSDGFPLDKAIAYARLRKPFCVNDLPMQKVLWDRRLCLRILDNMSVPTPKRLEVNRDGGPTLESPELAQHVYQLTGVKLEGPEDGTGGGLSRTKDVAMSDDGDSLIVDGKVFRKPFVEKPVNGENHNIHIYFPNDQQYGGGGRRLFRKVGNKSSEYDPNLVIPRSVTENDSSYIYEQFVRVDNSEDVKAYTVGPDFCHAETRKSPVVDGLVRRNTHGKELRYITKLSRDEATIASKISNGFGQRICGFDMLRVGDRSYVIDVNGWSFVKDNNDYYDRCASILRDIFLHEKRRREGTLESEPFHQDLNHSWRNSVSHRHGLKTLLKSPSASKLHGSPPGHKSPDNALPESAVPGLPASSTSEGLDIGNSYKKPSGRERFSFSGGLDSQTANASVTSTDSIDDAPPPPPASKHSWKLKGMVAVIRHADRTPKQKFKFTFHSQPFIDLLKGHQEEVVIKGEAALASVSDAVKVAMERELEDMDKLKLLRTSLEKKGGWPGTKVQIKPMFQNDLILDKLQLVIKWGGEPTHAARYQSQDLGLNMRDDLKLMNKEALNNVRIFTSSERRVSTSAQIWACSFLDQKELPDDFIQVRKDLLDDSNAAKDLMDKVKKKLKLLLREGSAPSQFTWPKDNIPEPSVVLATVVELMKFHRDVMRHNFRRLESSSSGPFEPYFPSDDTSNTHGEASPLASIQGRWCTGEDPMLFKERWEKLFAEFCDTEKVDPSKLSELYDSMKFDALHNRQFLEWVFMPPDTDNDADGEGYSQSKMRNTPAGDIRPGNEDANHERNEEHADSSTFVHRLGLKRRMHAFESMPHFRALDDTYDHYFKLYPGLSVKKAKLDSRLSKLRELYKLAKVLFDYVTPQEYGITDTEKLEIGLLTSLPLLQEIVRDLEEVQASPDAKSFFYFTKESHIYTLLNCILEGGIQTKIARRAIPELDYLSQICFELYEAKDSESSTNSYSIRISISPGCHAFDPLDVQLDSRHAIGCAPRRSLTAHQDWKNVIETLKAKFDTVKLPKTFIAVNLSDKHVPVHDEEGSC from the exons atgagTGGAAGCACGGCTGCAAGTTCCATTAGCGAGGCTGAGCCAGCACCTCCTAGCTTAGGAAAGATTGGAGTTTGTGCTCTAGATGTCAAAGCTCGCAGCAAACCTAGCCAAAACATACTGACCCGTCTTCAATCTAAGGGCGGGTTTGAAGTAATTGTTTTTGGTGACAAGGTGATACTCGACGAAGCTGTAGAGAACTGGCCCGTATGTGACTATCTCATTGCATTCTTTTCAGATGGCTTCCCATTGGACAAGGCCATTGCATATGCGAGACTCCGAAAGCCGTTTTGTGTCAACGACTTGCCGATGCAGAAGGTCCTATGGGACCGGCGACTTTGTTTGAGGATATTAGACAACATGAGTGTTCCTACGCCCAAGCGGCTGGAAGTTAACCGAGATGGTGGTCCAACATTAGAGTCTCCTGAACTTGCCCAACACGTATATCAACTGACTGGGGTCAAGCTTGAAGGCCCTGAGGACGGCACCGGAGGAGGCCTCTCTAGGACGAAGGACGTGGCAATGTCAGATGACGGCGACTCCCTAATCGTGGATGGGAAGGTATTTAGAAAGCCGTTCGTTGAAAAACCGGTTAATGGTGAGAATCATAACATTCACATATACTTTCCTAACGATCAGCAATACGGTGGCGGCGGCCGGAGGCTCTTCCGAAAGGTTGGAAATAAAAGTTCTGAATATGATCCAAACCTGGTCATTCCTAGGTCAGTGACGGAAAATGATTCCAGCTATATTTATGAACAGTTTGTGAGGGTGGATAATTCCGAGGATGTCAAGGCCTATACTGTCGGCCCAGACTTTTGTCATGCAGAAACACGGAAGTCACCCGTAGTTGACGGGCTGGTCCGTCGCAATACCCATGGAAAGGAACTTAGGTATATAACAAAATTAAGCAGGGACGAGGCAACAATTGCTTCTAAAATATCGAACGGGTTTGGCCAGCGCATTTGTGGCTTTGACATGCTTCGTGTTGGTGACAGAAGCTATGTGATTGATGTTAATGGCTGGAGCTTCGTCAAAGATAACAATGATTATTATGACAGATGTGCCAGTATCTTGAGAGATATTTTCCTACATGAGAAGCGCAGACGTGAAGGGACCCTGGAATCTGAACCTTTCCACCAAGATTTGAACCATTCCTGGAGGAACTCTGTGTCTCACAGACACGGATTGAAGACTTTGTTGAAATCCCCTAGCGCGTCCAAGCTTCATGGAAGTCCTCCAGGCCACAAAAGTCCCGACAATGCTCTCCCGGAAAGTGCCGTTCCAGGGCTGCCTGCCTCTTCCACGTCTGAGGGGCTAGATATTGGGAATAGCTATAAAAAGCCGAGCGGACGGGAAAGGTTTTCGTTCTCAGGAGGTTTAGATTCTCAGACTGCAAATGCATCTGTCACGTCAACAGACTCGATTGATGACGCCCCTCCTCCGCCCCCAGCTTCTAAGCATTCGTGGAAACTGAAGGGTATGGTAGCAGTTATCCGGCATGCAGATCGCACACCGAAGCAAAAATTCAAGTTTACTTTCCACAGCCAACCTTTTATTGATCTCCTGAAGgggcatcaagaagaagtggtCATCAAGGGCGAGGCTGCACTGGCCAGCGTTTCGGATGCAGTTAAGGTGGCAATGGAGCGAGAACTTGAAGATATGGATAAGCTCAAGCTTCTCCGTACATCCCttgagaagaaaggaggtTGGCCTGGGACAAAGGTTCAAATAAAGCCGATGTTTC AGAACGATCTCATTCTTGACAAGCTCCAGCTCGTAATCAAATGGGGGGGAGAACCAACCCATGCAGCCCGCTACCAATCTCAGGACCTCGGTCTTAATATGCGCGATGACTTGAAATTAATGAACAAGGAAGCTTTGAATAATGTTCGAATATTCACGAGTTCCGAGCGAAGAGTGAGTACAAGCG CTCAAATATGGGCCTGCTCTTTCCTTGATCAAAAGGAGCTTCCGGACGATTTCATACAAGTCCGGAAAGACCTTTTAGATGACTCGAACGCCGCGAAAGATCTCATGGacaaagtaaaaaagaaactgaAACTGCTTTTGCGAGAAGGATCCGCACCCTCGCAGTTCACCTGGCCCAAAGACAATATTCCAGAGCCTTCAGTCGTCCTCGCTACGGTTGTTGAGCTTATGAAGTTTCATCGGGATGTTATGAGGCACAATTTCCGGAGACTTGAGAGTTCGTCGAGCGGTCCGTTTGAACCATACTTCCCTAGTGATGATACCTCCAACACACACGGCGAGGCTTCTCCATTGGCTTCTATTCAAGGACGTTGGTGCACTGGTGAGGACCCTATGCTTTTCAAGGAGAGGTGGGAAAAGCTCTTCGCCGAGTTTTGCGATACAGAGAAGGTCGATCCTAGCAAACTTTCCGAATTATACGATAGTATGAAATTTGATGCTCTCCACAACCGGCAATTCTTGGAATGGGTGTTTATGCCTCCTGACACCGACAATGATGCGGACGGGGAAGGTTATTCCCAATCAAAGATGCGAAACACTCCTGCCGGAGATATCAGACCAGGTAACGAGGATGCAAATCATGAAAGGAACGAGGAGCATGCGGACAGTTCAACGTTTGTGCATCGATTGGGCCTGAAGCGACGAATGCATGCATTTGAATCAATGCCGCATTTCAGGGCCCTGGATGACACCTACGATCACTATTTCAAGTTATATCCAGGCTTAAGCGTcaagaaagccaagctggATAGCAGGTTATCCAAGTTAAGAGAGTTGTACAAGTTGGCGAAGGTTCTTTTTGACTATGTCACTCCTCAGGAGTATGGAATTACTGATACCGAAAAGCTGGAGATCGGGTTGTTGACATCTTTACCATTACTCCAAGAGATCGTTAGGGATTtggaagaagtccaagccTCGCCAGATGCCAAGTCCTTCTTCTATTTCACAAAGGAATCTCACATATACACCCTCCTAAATTGCATCCTAGAAGGCGGTATCCAGACGAAAATCGCTCGGCGGGCTATCCCCGAGTTAGATTACCTTTCTCAAATATGCTTCGAACTCTATGAAGCTAAGGATTCCGAGTCATCAACGAATTCTTACTCAATTCGCATCTCGATCAGCCCTGGGTGCCATGCCTTTGATCCCCTTGATGTGCAGCTTGATTCAAGACATGCAATTGGTTGCGCCCCCAGGCGAAGCCTAACCGCTCACCAGGATTGGAAGAATGTTATTGAGACGCTCAAAGCGAAATTTGACAC AGTCAAGCTCCCGAAAACATTTATTGCGGTGAACCTGAGCGATAAACACGTCCCAGTCCATGATGAGGAGGGATCTTGTTAA
- a CDS encoding uncharacterized protein (predicted protein) — protein sequence MYFGDYYLGQIRELDSQTHSRRAMKERICFDGALPPEKRKTRLLRLEKSRRKLELLRLKPQSALQNSSGYSGKRALALENVLQGRALPARYNDLPENPFMVPAVFEDLKYRWNKEKIFTVARDALCMQSIEIKDFPWADITVMVPGEADAYCAYIAKYANSSVLTNDSDLLLYDLGPRGSIISLNSIEIVGWDAHRPSERQIRAMSLSPTLVARRLGISDILRFAFELKTHPDAGTAELVQRANSSYEGPDNTSDYQAFTQEYQEGIHEFEATNLRSLPHLDARVSELFWQFEWRQAHMVQEAPHMYLAILNEDHARRCAWAEGRLYRSLAYSILNASRPVSNRVGFINEFARRGGRITVDKVVLGNEDWIETVTNVLLVRLRSVQNKVEVDTTLPAYWIMFALCELHEADSSFVTLDHARLSCFLTLGRMNENFDWKDIQLTAQIQAVLYSLRILGQLLESSVDTCDNIVELKSILSNLPPLHMIMGPIPSMMDETLNISCVSALVHRLLQVLGKEEKCSDIPDAVGLTRQQLFSYPLASQQYESRVGNPRSPRRIDNMYDLLPME from the exons ATGTATTTTGGCGATTACTATCTTGGTCAGATTCGAGAATTGGATTCCCAGACGCACAGCCGACGTGCAATGAA AGAACGAATATGCTTCGATGGCGCTTTGCCACCTGAAAAACGAAAAACACGGCTCCTTCGATTGGAAAAATCAAGGAGGAAACTTGAATTGCTTCGCCTCAAACCCCAGAGCGCCCTTCAGAACTCTAGTGGGTATAGCGGCAAGCGTGCACTTGCCCTTGAAAACGTCCTACAGGGCCGGGCCTTGCCTGCGAGATATAATGACCTCCCTGAGAACCCCTTCATGGTTCCTGCGGTGTTTGAGGATCTTAAATACAGAtggaacaaagagaaaatcTTCACTGTAGCGAGAGATGCCCTGTGCATGCAGTCGATTGAGATCAAAGATTTTCCTTGGGCGGATATTACCGTAATGGTTCCCGGAGAAGCGGATGCCTATTGTGCCTACATCGCAAAATACGCAAATTCGTCCGTTCTAACAAACGATTCagaccttcttctctatGATCTAGGACCCCGGGGTTCTATAATTTCTCTGAACTCCATCGAGATTGTTGGTTGGGACGCTCACAGGCCATCAGAACGGCAAATAAGAGCCATGAGTTTGAGTCCGACATTGGTTGCCCGCCGATTGGGGATTTCAGATATTTTGCGCTTTGCTTTTGAACTTAAAACACACCCAGATGCGGGAACGGCAGAGCTAGTCCAGCGAGCAAACAGCTCTTACGAGGGACCCGATAACACATCGGACTATCAAGCGTTTACCCAAGAATACCAAGAAGGCATACATGAGTTTGAAGCGACAAACCTGCGAAGCTTGCCACATCTTGATGCAAGGGTCTCGGAGCTGTTCTGGCAGTTTGAATGGCGACAAGCTCACATGGTCCAGGAGGCCCCGCACATGTACCTTGCAATCTTGAACGAGGATCATGCTAGGCGTTGTGCATGGGCTGAAGGCCGCTTGTACAGGAGCCTGGCATATTCAATTCTAAACGCTTCTCGCCCAGTTTCAAACAGAGTTGGCTTTATCAATGAATTCGCCCGACGGGGAGGAAGGATCACAGTGGATAAGGTGGTCCTCGGCAATGAGGATTGGATCGAGACTGTAACAAATGTTCTCTTGGTTCGCCTGAGGTCAGTACAGAACAAGGTTGAGGTTGACACAACTTTACCAGCATACTGGATCATGTTTGCGCTTTGTGAATTGCACGAAGCAGATTCAAGTTTTGTAACACTCGATCATGCGCGATTGAGCTGCTTTCTTACCCTGGGACGTATGAATGAGAACTTTGACTGGAAGGATATCCAGCTCACTGCACAGATCCAGGCAGTGCTATACTCACTAAGAATTTTAGGACAATTACTTGAAAGCTCCGTGGATACCTGTGACAACATCGTGGAGTTAAAATCCATACTTAGCAATCTACCCCCGCTACATATGATCATGGGACCGATACCTAGCATGATGGATGAGACGCTTAATATATCCTGTGTTAGTGCACTTGTGcatcgacttcttcaagtcttgggaaaagaagaaaagtgcaGCGACATTCCCGATGCTGTGGGGTTAACAAGACAGCAGCTATTTTCGTACCCATTGGCCTCGCAGCAGTATGAGTCTAGAGTAGGCAATCCTAGGTCCCCACGCAGGATAGACAACATGTATGACTTGTTGCCCATGGAATAA